ATCCTAAGAGCCCAATTATGATGTAAAACATGCTCATAGCACTGAGGAGAAAAAGCGTTTGCCGTTGAGACAAGCCCGCTGATAAAGCCAGGTGATGAAGGTGCGTGCGATCGGCGTGGAATGGCGATCGCCCGCTCGCCAGGCGGCGCGCCCCCACCGCGATCGTGTCACCGAGCGGTAGGGCCACTAACCACAGCGCGATTGTCGGTGCGAACACTCGATTGTCACCTTGGGATGAAGCAATGAGCAAGCACGCGAGTAGATATCCCAACAACGTGCTTCCCGCATCCCCCAGAAATACGCGCCCGCTACGCCGCCGGGCGCCGGGCAGATTGAAGAGCAAAAACGCTGTCATCGCGCTGGCTAGGCATATCGAAATCTGGAATAGCTCGTAACGCCCCGCCAGGCTGGCCATCACGATGAGCGCCAATAATGTCAAGACCGTTAGCATACCGGCGAGACCATCGACGCCATCGGACAAATTGATTGCATTGATTATCCCCACCATCGTGACCACAGTAAACGGCACAGCAAGCACACCCAGCGGGAGCACGCCCCCCCCGACGGACAGATTACCCAGGTCATAGAGCCGCACGTCGGCCCCGTAGATCGCCAATAAAGCCGCCGCGATGTGGGCGGCAAGGCGCCCTTCGGCAGAGATCGGGCAATAGTCGTCCCGTGCGCCGACACCCACCAAAAGCAGCCCCCCTGCCATGAGCCACGGGAGGCCTTCGAATACTGGCGTCAGCGCTATCATCGACGAGACGAAGCCCAGGTAAATCGCGATACCGCCCACCAAAGGCACTGAGCCTTCATGGCGCTTG
The genomic region above belongs to Pseudomonadota bacterium and contains:
- a CDS encoding undecaprenyl/decaprenyl-phosphate alpha-N-acetylglucosaminyl 1-phosphate transferase: MSTAGIIRALRAVAPHVGLVDNPDGLRKRHEGSVPLVGGIAIYLGFVSSMIALTPVFEGLPWLMAGGLLLVGVGARDDYCPISAEGRLAAHIAAALLAIYGADVRLYDLGNLSVGGGVLPLGVLAVPFTVVTMVGIINAINLSDGVDGLAGMLTVLTLLALIVMASLAGRYELFQISICLASAMTAFLLFNLPGARRRSGRVFLGDAGSTLLGYLLACLLIASSQGDNRVFAPTIALWLVALPLGDTIAVGARRLASGRSPFHADRTHLHHLALSAGLSQRQTLFLLSAMSMFYIIIGLLGWLFHVSDLALLGLALFFSFHNLWWTGRAWTVRRFLGRRVCRRSGKDRRQIATSNIMRECRRGDRRLCADLNTRSIQAI